DNA from Geobacillus vulcani PSS1:
TGTACACGTCTTATCTGATCGAGAGAGAGAACAAGTACTAAGAGATTTTGAGAATTCTTTTCCATTTACTGAGTGGGGGCGTATTGAATGGGAGAAAGTGACTTATCATGCTAAAGTGAATACAGTTGATGAGATCATCTCCTTTTTGAACCAAAACATTGATGAATACAGCAACGTTATATATGTAATTTGGGATGAAGGGACATTACCTATCATTCAATCTGAGTTAAATAAAGTATTTGAAGTTATAGATGATGTTACTGCTGTAAGTTTTGATACATGGATATTTTCACCATCTTCAGGATATGTTATTGAGATATTTCATGACGGTGAAGTAAGAATAGGGTTGAAGTAAAAATCATTGAACCCGTGGTGCTAGTTGAGCTCTAGCGCTCAACTAGCCCGAGTGTTACAAGTGAATACACCAACAAGATGCCGTCGAGTGTCACTTCAAACCCTGAAATCGAATTCGCACGAATGTCTGCTATACAATACTGGTCAATAAGGACGGAGAACACCGTTTCGATCACTTTCCGTTTTTGTTTGAGCCATTTCTCCCATGATTCAGATGGGCGGTGTTTCTGATTTTTGCGAGATGGAGTCCAAAAAGCGATTTGGTACCCTTCATACAACTTTTTTTGCCATTCACTACTGATGAATCCTTTGTCACCCAAGTTATAGGGATGAGAAATTGGAGTCATGACGGTTTCAGCTGCGGTTCGATCGTGACAGGATGCCGCCGTTACCACGTATCCCATAGGTAGTCCTTGGTTTGTCACTTGAACATGAAACTGTAGATAAGCATTTCCATTACAGTGATTTCCATACCCTAAGAGACAAACATGGTACCCCCATAGCCATCAAGTTAAGAAAACAGGAATAAATCTATGCCTCATTTGACCCCGAGTTCAAGAGTGGCTAGACAAACAAAATGCCTCTAATCCCTTGATATATCAAAGGGACGAGAGGCATATTTTGGCATACTTCGGGCATGTATCTAGAAGGTTGGTGATTTAAGGCAAAATACTGCTGATTTCATTCTTTTCTCAATTAGAGAAACCTTGCAGAGTAAGCTTTCTTTTCTGAATGAAAATGCCGCCGATTCGTGTGTGACAGCGGTTTTTCACCGACCTTCTAGGAGGCTGGTGATTTCATCATGGATACGGCTTTACCATGTCATTTCCCAATTAGAAAAACCTTGTTGTAGGGGTCCTGCTTTTCATTCGTTTTACCATATAATGGAGTTTCAGCCCCTTTTTCTTTGTTGGCAAGATAAAAAAAGAATTTAGGGACTTGACGAGCGATTTTGCAACAAGGTAAGATAATTTTGTAATCGATTACATAGAAAATTTATCCGAAAAAGTCGGAAGGCGCACGCGACCTAGACAGGTGGCGTTGGCGGAAAAGCCGGGCGCGCCAAGCGTTCCTTGCCCCTAGCTGTGGCATCGGCGGCAAGGAGCGGCAAAACGAGGGGAATGTGACACTTTGATGTAATCGATTACAAAGCATCTTGTATAGACAAGAAGCCATGGTTGCCTAGGCGGAAAGCGGTAGATGTTTCATCAAGGAGGTGGTTCGTCAGTTCGAAGCCGCATTGATGCGAGAAGTGAATTGACGATTGGACAACTCAAACAAAGGCAAAGGGGGAGAAACAAAGATGAAAAAAGTTTTGAAATCATCCGCGCTTTTGTTAGCGCTTACGATGGGGCTTGCGGCATGCTCCGGCGGCCAAAGCGCCAGCGATGCGGGCCAAGACAGCAAAAAAGAAGAAGGGAAAACAGGGCAATCCGAAAAAGTCGTGAAAATTGTCTATGCCCGCGGCCAAGATTCCACGAAAGCCACTGAAAAAATCATCGAAGCGTTCGAGAAAACGCATCCGAACATCGATGTGGAATTTCGCGAAATGCCGGCTGACACCGGGAAGCAGCATGATGCGTATGTGACGATGTTAAACGCGCAGTCGTCGGAAATCGATGTTATGGATCTCGACGTCATTTGGCCGGCTGAGTTTGCTCAAGCGGGTTATACGCTGCCGCTCGACCGCTTTATTGAGAAAGACGGCATTGACCTGAGCAAATACAACCAAGGGGCGCTCGCGGCCGGCAACTTCAATGGCAAGCAATGGGCGATGCCGAAGTTCATTGATGCCGGCATGCTGTTCTATCGCACCGACTTGGTGCCGAAAGACAAAGTGCCGAAAACATGGGATGAACTCTTGAAAGAGGCGAAAGAGCTGAAAGGAAAGGGCGGCACGAAATTCGGCTATTTGATGCAGGCCAAACAATATGAAGGATTGGTGTGCAACGCCGTCGAATTTATCGCCTCTTACGGCGGACAAATCGTCGATAAAAACGGGAATGTCGTGATCAACAGCCCAGAAACGATCAAAGGGCTGAAGAAAATGGTGGAAATCGTCAAGTCCGATGTTGTGCCGAGCAATATCACCACCTTCACTGAACCGGAATCGCATACCGCGTTCATTGAAGGGCAATCGCCGTTTATCCGCAACTGGCCTTATCAATACGCGCTGGCGAATGACAAAGAACAATCGAAAATCGTCGGCAAAGTCGGCGTGGCTCCGCTCCCGGCCGGGGACAAAGGTTCGGCTGCCGCGCTGGGCGGCTGGATGACCGCGATCAACAAATATTCGAAACATCCGAAAGAAGCATGGGAATTTGTCAAATTTATGACGGGGCCGGAGGGGCAAAAAATTTCCGCGATTTACGGTGGTTTAGCGCCGACGCTTCCGGAGCTGTTTAAAGACCCGGATGTCTTAAAAGCCAATCCGTTCTTTGCGGAAGAAGGATTTGTCAATGCCTTGAACGCTGCTGTGCCGCGCCCGGTCGTCCCGAACTATCCGGAAATTTCGGAAATCATCCAAATTAACGTATCCAAAGCGCTGGCCGGGGAGCTGACGGTCGAACAAGCCGTGGCCAATATGGAAAAAGAAATGAAAGCAGCCTTGAATAAATAAGGAGAATGACTTGGCCGGCGCTCGGCAGCGGCCCGAATCTGGCCCAACGCCGGCCAATGCCCCATCAGCCAAACAAAGAGAACGCGATGTTGATTTTACCATTTTTGATTCATTAGCCTTCAGGCCGTCGTCTGCCCGGTGCTGAAGGCTAATATCCTTTTCCAAGCAGAAGGGAGAGAACAGCGATGAGGAATGAAAAGCGAATGGAGCGCCTGTTGGGCTATTCGCTTGTCGCGCCGGCCATGCTGCTTATTTTGGCGATTGCCATTTGGCCCGTCATCCAGTCCTTTTATTACAGCTTGTTCGACTATCGGCTCAATGATCCGACCAAATCGTCGATTCACTGGAGTTACAGCCTCGATCTGGAAGGATATCTACAAAACTATCCGTTCCTCAAAAGCGCCCTCAAGCAGGAGATGGAGGCTGCGGATGAACAAACGAAACAAACATTGGCGCAAATCGAACGAAAACTCGCGAAACTGGACGCGGCGATCCGTTCCGACGATCAAGTGGCGAAGCAATATGACAAAGTGAACGAAGTGCTCGACAATTTTGGGACGCCAAGCGATGAGCTGAAGATCGCCGAGCTGGACAAACAGACGGCCGAGCGGCTGACCGACACGGTTCATGATGTCGTCCAGACGCTCAAGGAGATGAAAAAAGCGGGCGAACTGCGGCAAGCGGATAAAGTCGTCGGCTTGGCCGAAGGGCTCGAAGGGGTTGTGATCGAGCCGAACTTTGTCGGCCTCAAGCATTATAAGGACAGCTTCAGTGACATGCGCTTATGGAAAGCGTTATGGAATACGACGTTCTTTACGGTGGTGTCGGTCGCCATTGAGCTCGTGTTAGGGCTTGGAATTGCGTTGCTCATTAATAAGGCCTTTTTTGGCCGCGGGTTGGTGCGGGCGACGATTTTGATTCCGTGGGCGATTCCTACCGCTGTATCTGCGCTCATGTGGAAATTTTTATACGATGGACAAAACGGCATTGTCGCCAAATATTTCGAAACGATTGGCCTTGTCGACCGAATGGGGGATTTGTTGACAACGGAAGCAGGGGCGATGTTTGCGGTCATTTTTGCCGATGTATGGAAGACAACCCCCTATATGGCGCTCTTGTTGCTCGCCGGGCTGCAAACGATCCCGAGTTCGTTGTATGAAGCCGCCTCGATCGACGGAGCGACCAAATGGCAGCAATTCACGAAAATCACGCTGCCATTGTTGAAATCAAGCATTTTAGTCGCGCTGCTGTTTCGCACGCTCGATGCGTTCCGCGTCTTTGACTTGATTTACGTCTTAACCGGCGGAGGGCCGGCGAACTCGACGGAGACGATTTCGATTTTAGCGTATAAAGTCATGTTCTCGCAGACGAATTTCGGCGCGGGATCGGCGCTTGCTGTCATCGTGTTCCTCTGCGTGGCGGTGATTTCCATGATCTATATTCGCTGGCTTGGGAAAGATTTGTTGTCTGATGGCTCCAGCGTCAAACGATAACGAAAAGAGGTGAGACCATGCAAAAAAAAGCCGGTCCGTTCTTTTATGTGTTTTTGGCTCTGTTCGTGTTCTTTGTGATGTTTCCGTTTTTATGGGTTTTGCTTAGTTCCATTAAGCCGCTCAGCGAATTGTTTGGCGACAAAGCGTTTGAATGGTTTACGAGCCATCCGACGTTGAAGTCCTATGTATCGGTCTTTGTCAATTACCCGTTTTTGCGCTATTTATGGAACAGTACGGTCGTGGCGACCATTACAACGGTGTATACGGTCTTTGTTGCCGCGTTTGCGGCTTATGCGATTGCGCGCCTCGAGTTTAAAGGCAAGACGGTCATTCTCGGCTTGGTGCTGGCCGTATCCATGTTTCCGCAAATTGCCACCATTTCACCAATTTACATGTTTGTGAAAAAGTTCGGGTTGACGAACAGCTACTTGGGATTGATCATTCCGTATACGACGTTTGCTTTGCCGTTGTCGATTTGGCTGCTCGTCACCTTTTTCCGCAAGATTCCGTTTGATTTGGAAGAAGCGGCGAAAATGGATGGGGCGACGCCGATGCAGACGTATTTTAAAATCATTTTGCCGCTTGCGGTGCCAGGGGTGTTTACGACGTCCATTCTCGTCTTCATTGCTGCATGGAACGAATTTTTATTTGCCTTGACGATCAATACAGCGGAAAAATACAAAACTGTCCCGGTCGGCATTGCCATGTTCCAAGGCCAGTATACGATCCCGTGGGGCGAAATTTCCGCGGCCACTGTGATTGTGACGATCCCACTCGTCGTCATGGTGCTGTTGTTCCAGCGCCGCATCGTCTCTGGGCTCACGTCCGGCTCGGTAAAGGAATAAGGGATCAATTCGAAAAAGGATGCCAGGTGAGCATCCTTTTGTTTTTTGCGGCAATGCGAATGTTGAAACACGAAACAGAGAAAGAGAAAGTTCTATCCGCTCCACTCCGTTCATATGTTAATGGCAGACGTCTAGCGGGGAGGGATGCGTAAAAGCCAACGATATGCACGATTAATATTCTGAATATTTACAAAAATGGAGATGGCAGCCGGAAAGGGGGTGGAATTTGTTTTTCCTCTTTTTTGCACCAGTCAAGGGGAGGGGAAGGCGTGCGATTTGACCGTCCGTTTGAACAGTATGTGCTTGGCGAGCGCCACCGTTCGCGCGGGCGAACGATCACCGAAGCGGATATTGTTCAGTTTGCCGGCGTTTCCGGCGATTTTTATCCGTTGCACATGGATCGGCAATATGCCGAGCGGACGCCATTTGGCGAGCGCATCGCCCATGGGATGCTGACGCTGTCGGCGGCGACAGGGCTGTGGGTGATGGAGCCGGGATGCGTGCTCGCCTTTTATGGGATTGATGCGCTCCGTTTCGTCCGTCCGGTGAAAATCGGCGATACGATTTATGTAGAATCAGAAGTGACGAAGCTGACGGTACGGGGGGAGCGAGCGGGGTTGGTCACGGTGCATCAGCGGATCGTCAACCAACGAGAAGAAACGGTCGTCGATGCCGTTGTGCATGTGCTTGTTGCCCGGGAAGGGAAAGCTCCATGACGGGCTTATGACATGGTGTCGCGGTCCGATAAAGAAACGAATGCATGACATTTCGGTTTTTGGAAGCGCTAACATTATGTTTGTTTTTTTGCTATCATCTATTTGTTTTTCCATTTCCGTGAAAATCCCACGTTGGTGAGTGGTGATTTTCATGCCCGGGTGGAGGGTAAAGTTGCTCATGGACCTTTTCTATAAAATGCGCGCAGTTTGATTGCGTGAAAGGGGTGTTGTGAATGGCCGTAGCGATGATGGATGCGGCGGAATTGAAGCGCCAAAAAAAGAGGGCGGCGATTTCAAGTGTGGTCGGCACGACGATTGAATGGTACGATTTCTTCCTTTATGGGACGATGGCCGCTCTCGTGTTTCCACAGTTGTTTTTCCCACAAAATGATTCATATGTAGCGCTCATGCAGTCGTTTACGACATTCGCCTTAGGGTTTATTGCGAGACCAGTAGGGGCGGCGATTTTCGGCCACTTTGGCGATCGGATCGGACGCAAGGCGACCTTGGTCGTCACCTTGCTGTTGATGGGATTGGCGACGGCGTTCATCGGCCTGATGCCGACATATGAGCAAATCGGCCTGTGGGCACCGGTGCTGGTGACTGCGCTGCGCCTGATTCAAGGCATTGGCGTCGGCGGGGAATGGGGCGGTGCCATTTTGATTGCGATGGAGTGGGAAGAAGGCAAACGGCGCGGGTTGATGGCTTCGCTGCCGCAAATGGGTGTGCCGTTCGGGCTGTTGTCCTCTTCCCTTGTGACGACGCTCATGTTGGCGGCAGGCGGCGACAGCTTTTATGCGTGGGGATGGCGCGTTCCGTTTCTCGTCAGCTTCCTTCTCATCGCCGTCGGGCTGTATATCCGGTTGAAAGTGCTCGAATCGCCGCTGTTCCAAGAAGCGATGAAAAAACAAGAAACGAGCAAGATGCCGGTCGGCGAAGTGCTGGTCAAGCATCCACGCGAAATTCTCTGGTCGGCGCTTGCACGGGTGATTGAAAACGGGTCATTCTACATTTTTGTCACGTTTATCGTCAGCTATGGGACGACATTTTTGGGGATGGAAAAAAGCATTTTCGTCAATGTGACGATTATTGCCGCGATCATTAACGCGCTCTCGATCGTTTATTCCGGCCATTTATCCGACCGGTGGGGGCGGCGGCGCGTCTATATGACGGGAACGATTTTGTTGATGCTTTGGGCGTTTCCGTATTATTGGCTTGTCAATACAAAAAGTGTTGGGCTGATCTTTTTGGCGACGGTCGTGGCCATGGTGTTCCACGGCATGCTGTATGGCCCGCAGGCGGCCATGATCGCGGAAAACTTCCCGACGCGCCTGCGCTACAGCGGCGCCTCGCTCGGCTACCAGTTGGCATCGATCATCGCCGGCGGTCCGGCGCCGCTCGTGAGCACGTGGCTGCTGCATAAATACGGCAGCGCAACGGCCATCTCCTTCTATATCGTCGTCATGGGCTTGATCTCGCTGGCCGGGGTGAAAATGCTGCAAGACCGTGCGCGCCAGGCGCTTGAGTAATATCGGATCGGCGCCTTTGCTTCGATGCAAAGGCGCCCTTTTACCTTGTCTGCTTACAGTGTGGATGGTCGGATAGGTTTGGGTGAACTACCCACCACCTACGCTTCGCTTAGAGGTGGGGCTTTAACATAATTCCGAAAGAAGTCTCCCACTTCAAGCGTGTGAAGGGCGTAGCCCAACGATCAGTGGGAGATGAATTTCGGTTGGCGTTAGCCAAATCTTATGATAAATTGAATATATCATATGTTTCTTGATAAGTGGCTATATGGGGGTTGAGTGGACAAATGAATAGGCGAGAACCAAGCAGATTCCTTCCACTCGTAAAATAGCCAAGGTAGAAAAGAACTTCCGTCATGTCGGATATCTAGGGTTGGGACGACCCGAAGTCACGCTCAGGGAGACGAAAGGTTGCTTTCGTCGCGGAACTGAGAAGCTCTCACTTCAAGCAAAGCTAAGTGGGAGTAGTTCACCTCGATTTTCTCACTTTCAGTATACCCCCATTTTGCCAAGAAGGGCAGCCGCAATCGAATTGTCATGCCGAATAGAATCCCGCCAATGTTTCTTGCGCAGCTCTACGGGGAAAAAGCGAAACTGCAGCACATCGCCAAAGGGAAATTTGATCGAGAATACGGACGGTTCCTCACGGAGGGCATCATAGCTGAAGACGGCGATCGGAACGATGCGGGTGCGGTACTTTTCGAACAAACGGCTGAAATAAAGAAACATTCGCTCCCGAACTTTTGGTTCTTGTCGAAAGAGTGGGGGGCGCTAGTCTTGGACAATGCCCGTATTCATCATGTGATACGTCTTTTATAGAGACGAAGATTTGAACCCTGTCCCGCCTACGCTTGCGGTTGGAGTGGGAAGCATCGATTCATCGACGGATCGAAAAAACAATGCTTGACAACCGCCCAGTCTTTTCGATACGATGGTGATGTAATCGATTACATAACTGAGAGGACTGCACCGATGGCAAGCATAAAAGATGTAGCGAAGCGGGCAAACGTATCGACGGCCACCGTGTCGCGCGTGCTGCGCAACGCGAGCAACGTCACTGAAGAGACGAGGCAGCGCGTGCTCGAAGCCATTGAAGAGCTGAACTACCAGCCGAACGTGCTTGGCCGGTATTTGCGGCGGATGGAGACGGAAACGGTGCTTGTCGTTGTGCCCGATATTACGAATCCGTTTTTCTCAAAGGTGTTGCGCGGCATTGAAGCGGTCGCCCTCGAGCATGGCTATCAGGTGCTGCTTGGCGATACGCAAAACGATGCCCGGCTTGAGGAGCAGTATTTGAATTTGCTGCCGCAGCGGCAAGTCGACGGGATGATTTTTTTGACCGCCCGCATCCGCAAAGAGCTGGTGGAAGAGATGGCGCGGCAGTTTCCGATCGTCTTGGCGTGCGAGTATTTGGAAGGGACGGACATCCCGACCGTTTCGATCGATAACATCAGCAGCGCCCGCAAGGCGACAGAACACTTGATCCGCCTTGGCCATCGCCGCATCGCCCACCTATCCGGGCCGATGAACATCATTTTGAGCCGCGATCGGCTGCGCGGCTATCAACAGGCGCTGGCCCAGCATGAGCTTGAGGAGGACGCTGCGCTCGTGCAGGAAGGCGATTTTACCTATGAGTCCGGATATAATGTAACGTTGAAGCTGCTCGCTCTTGAGAAGCCGCCGACCGCGATTTTCGCCGCCAACGATGAGATGGCGATCGGGGCGATCAAAGCGGTTCGCCATCGCGGCGGGCGCGTTCCGGACGATGTGGCGGTCGTCGGATTTGACGACATTCAAATGGCCTCGATTTTTGAACCGAGCCTCACGACAATCGCCCAGCCGATGTTTGAGATCGGCCAAAAAGCGATGGAGCTGTTGCTTCAATTGATTGAAGGAAATGACGTGGAACGCCGCCAGTTTGTGTTGCCTGATCAGCTCGTTATCCGCGAATCGTGCGGGGGGAAGCGCTAAGCGCCATGGAGGCGCTTCTTCCCAGCGGCGGGGCAAGGAATCATTTTTTGTCGCTTGATGTAATCGATTACATTGGGCGGCAATCGCAGATCAAATCGACGCAAGGGGGAAGAATGATGAAAAACAACCGTCCAATCCGCCTTGGCTTGATTGGAGCCGGAGGGATTTCCAACGAACACATCAAGGCGGCGCTAAAGCTTTCGGAGCGCACCGTTTTGCAAGCGATTTGCGACGTCAATGAACAAGCAGCCGCGGAAAAAGCGAAAACGTACGGCATTCGCGATGTGTACAGCGACTACAAAGAGTTGCTCGCCTCGCCGGACGTCGATGCGGTCATCATCACGGTGCCGAACTTTTTGCACGCCCGAGTGTCGGTCGACAGCTTGCGGGCCGGAAAACACGTGCTTTGCGAAAAGCCGATGGTGACCAAAGCGGAAGAGGCGGACGCCATCATCCGCGCTCGCGATGAATCGGGCAAGCAGTTTATGGTAGCGCTGAACAACCGGTTCCGCCAAGCGGCGCAATGGCTTCATGAGCGAATCCAATCCGGCGCGTTCGGCGAGATTTATTACGCGAAAACAGGCTGGGTGCGCCGCCGCGGCATTCCCGCATGGGGGGCATGGTTTTTTGACCGTGAGCGCTCCGGGGGCGGCCCGCTCATCGATTTGGGCGTCCATATGCTCGATGTCACGCTCTGGCTGCTCGGGAATCCGAACCCGGTTGCCGTGACCGGGAAAACGTACGCCAAATTCGGTCCGCGCCATCAAGGAGCATGGCCGGGGACATCGTTTGCGCCGAACGCTGCGTATACGGTCGAAGATTTTGCTTCCGCGTTCATCCAGCTCGAAAACGACGCGACGGTGCTCCTTGAGACGAGCTGGGCGTCGCACATTGAAGAAGAGCGGGCGTATGTCGAGTTTCTCGGCACGGAAGGCGGCGTGCGTTGGGAGTGGAATGTGGCCGGCAACCGCCAAGAAGTGAAATGGTTCCGCAATGAATACGGCGTCCCGGCTGATGTCACGCTCCATTTTGACGATCAAAGCGAACGGGTGGCGCTACTTGACCATTTCTTGACGAGCATCGCCGAGAACACACCGCCGCTTTGCACCGCTGAACAAGGGCTTACGATCGCCAAAGTGTTGGAAGCGATTTACGAATCGTCTGAACAAGGTCGGCAAGTCCGCCTCGAATGGTGAGAAACGCTCCATGAATCGCGCTGGAGTCCCAACGAGTCGCGAACATGGAGAAACATTCCAAAAAAACACTCCGCCTAGCCGCGTACAGGCAGGCTGAAAAAACAAGGGGGAGCGAACGGATGACCACACCGATCCGCGTCGTCGTTTGGAACGAATTTCGCCATGAAAAAAAAGATGAACAAGTCAAAGCGATTTATCCGGAAGGGATGCATGCCGTTATCGCGAGCTACCTGGCTGAAGCCGGGTTTGACACGGCGACCGCTGTGCTCGACGAACCGGAGCACGGCTTGACCGACGAAGTGCTCGACCGGTGCGACGTCCTCATCTGGTGGGGGCATATCGCCCATGATGAAGTGAAAGATGAAGTGGTCGAACGCGTCCACCGCCGCGTGCTCGAAGGAATGGGGCTCATTGTCCTTCATTCCGGCCACTTCTCGAAAATTTTCAAAAAGCTGATGGGGACGACATGCAATTTGAAATGGCGCGAAGCCGATGAAAAAGAACGTCTCTGGGTCGTCGCCCCGGGCCACCCGATCGTCGAAGGGATCGGGCCGTACATCGAGCTCGACCAGGAAGAAATGTACGGCGAGTTTTTCGACATTCCGGAGCCGGACGAAACGATTTTCATCAGCTGGTTTGAAGGCGGGGAAGTGTTCCGCAGCGGCTGCACGTTCACGCGCGGGAAGGGGAAAATTTTCTACTTCCGTCCTGGCCATGAAACGTACCCGACGTACCATCACCCGGACGTGCTGAAAGTGATCGCCAACGCCGTCCGCTGGGCCGCGCCGGTCAACCGCGGGGAAATCGTCTTCGGCAACGTCAAGCCGCTGGAACCGATCAAAGCGAAACAAGGGGGAGTGACGCCGTGAAACCGATCAATGTCGGCATCATCGGCACCGGCTTTTCCGCTTCATCCCATATCGAGGCGCTCCGCCGCTTGCCGTTGGTGAACATTGTCGCCATCGCCTCAAGCAGCCAAGAAAAAGCGGAAGAAGCCGCGCGCCGGTTCGGGATTCCGAAAGCATACGGCGACTACCGAGCGCTGATTAATGACCCGGACGTGGAAGCGGTCCATAACTGCACGCGCAACGTCTTGCATTTTCCGATCAACAAGGCCGTGCTGGAGGCGGGGAAACATTTGTTGTCGGAAAAGCCGCTCGCCATGGACAGCGAGCAGTCGGCCGAACTGAAACAACTGGCGGAAAAAAGCCCGGGGCTGAGCGCTGTCTGCTTCAACTACCGCCACTACCCGCTCGTTGCTGAGGCGAAAGAGCGGCTCGCCCGCGAAGCGAAGCGCGTTCATTTCGTCTATGGCGGCTATGTGCAAGACTGGCTGCTTTATGACACCGACTACAACTGGCGGCTTGACCCGGCGCAAAACGGCCCGTCGCGCGCCATCGCCGACATCGGCTCGCACTGGTGCGACACAGTGCAATACGTGCTCGGCAAACGCATCGTCGAAGTGTTCGCCGATTTGCGCACCGTCCATCCGGTTCGCTACAAGCCGAAACAGGAAGGAAGCACGTTCACATCCGGACGCGCTCAAGACGCTGAACCGGTCCAGATTGATACGGAGGACGGCGGCAGCGTGCTTGTCCATTTTGACGACGGCACCCACGGCGCATTCACGATTTCCCAAGTGAGCGCCGGCCGGAAAAACCGGCTGTATTTTGAAATCGCCGCCGATGCCATGACGCTCGCTTGGGACCAAGAGCACCCGAACCGCCTTTGGGTCGGGCGCCGCAACGGCCCGAACGAAGAAGTCGTCCGCGACCCGGCGCTTTTGTCGCCGCGCGCCGCCTCGCTCGCCCATTACCCGGGCGGCCATGAAGAAGGCTGGCCGGACGGGCTGAAAAACTTGTTCTTGGACTTTTACAGCGCCATCAGCCAGAAACAGCGCGGCGAGGCGCTCGGCGAGCTGCCGTTTGCGACGATCGCCGACGGCCATCATACGATGACGATCGTTGACGCCATTTTGGAAAGCCACCGGACGAAACGATGGGTGCGGGTGGCGGAATAAACGGCGTCAGTTTGGCCGCCGCCAGCAAGGGCGCGAACGGCGCGCCAAAACGAAATGAAACGTTGGGGCCGGCCGCCGACTGACCGGCCCTACACCGCGAGAAGGGGGAGAAAAACAAATGAAAGTAGGCGTATTTACCGTCTTGTACCAACAGTTGCCGTTTGAAGACATGCTCGACAAAGTGGCCGCGATGGGCATTGAAGCCGTCGAGCTTGGCACCGGCAATTACCCAGGCAGCGCCCATTGCGATCCGGATGCCCTGTTAGATCAGCCGGACAAAATCAAGGCGTTGAAAAAAGCGGTTCACGACCGCGGACTTATCATCAGCGCGCTCAGCTGCCACGGCAACCCGCTTCATCCGGACAAAGCGTTTGCGAAACAATCGCATGACACGTGGCGGAAAACGGTCAAGCTCGCTGAGCAGCTCGAAGTCCCGGTCATC
Protein-coding regions in this window:
- a CDS encoding CDI toxin immunity protein codes for the protein MSLLDECIEALGENVHVLSDREREQVLRDFENSFPFTEWGRIEWEKVTYHAKVNTVDEIISFLNQNIDEYSNVIYVIWDEGTLPIIQSELNKVFEVIDDVTAVSFDTWIFSPSSGYVIEIFHDGEVRIGLK
- a CDS encoding ABC transporter substrate-binding protein, coding for MKKVLKSSALLLALTMGLAACSGGQSASDAGQDSKKEEGKTGQSEKVVKIVYARGQDSTKATEKIIEAFEKTHPNIDVEFREMPADTGKQHDAYVTMLNAQSSEIDVMDLDVIWPAEFAQAGYTLPLDRFIEKDGIDLSKYNQGALAAGNFNGKQWAMPKFIDAGMLFYRTDLVPKDKVPKTWDELLKEAKELKGKGGTKFGYLMQAKQYEGLVCNAVEFIASYGGQIVDKNGNVVINSPETIKGLKKMVEIVKSDVVPSNITTFTEPESHTAFIEGQSPFIRNWPYQYALANDKEQSKIVGKVGVAPLPAGDKGSAAALGGWMTAINKYSKHPKEAWEFVKFMTGPEGQKISAIYGGLAPTLPELFKDPDVLKANPFFAEEGFVNALNAAVPRPVVPNYPEISEIIQINVSKALAGELTVEQAVANMEKEMKAALNK
- a CDS encoding carbohydrate ABC transporter permease codes for the protein MRNEKRMERLLGYSLVAPAMLLILAIAIWPVIQSFYYSLFDYRLNDPTKSSIHWSYSLDLEGYLQNYPFLKSALKQEMEAADEQTKQTLAQIERKLAKLDAAIRSDDQVAKQYDKVNEVLDNFGTPSDELKIAELDKQTAERLTDTVHDVVQTLKEMKKAGELRQADKVVGLAEGLEGVVIEPNFVGLKHYKDSFSDMRLWKALWNTTFFTVVSVAIELVLGLGIALLINKAFFGRGLVRATILIPWAIPTAVSALMWKFLYDGQNGIVAKYFETIGLVDRMGDLLTTEAGAMFAVIFADVWKTTPYMALLLLAGLQTIPSSLYEAASIDGATKWQQFTKITLPLLKSSILVALLFRTLDAFRVFDLIYVLTGGGPANSTETISILAYKVMFSQTNFGAGSALAVIVFLCVAVISMIYIRWLGKDLLSDGSSVKR
- a CDS encoding carbohydrate ABC transporter permease translates to MQKKAGPFFYVFLALFVFFVMFPFLWVLLSSIKPLSELFGDKAFEWFTSHPTLKSYVSVFVNYPFLRYLWNSTVVATITTVYTVFVAAFAAYAIARLEFKGKTVILGLVLAVSMFPQIATISPIYMFVKKFGLTNSYLGLIIPYTTFALPLSIWLLVTFFRKIPFDLEEAAKMDGATPMQTYFKIILPLAVPGVFTTSILVFIAAWNEFLFALTINTAEKYKTVPVGIAMFQGQYTIPWGEISAATVIVTIPLVVMVLLFQRRIVSGLTSGSVKE
- a CDS encoding MaoC/PaaZ C-terminal domain-containing protein; the protein is MRFDRPFEQYVLGERHRSRGRTITEADIVQFAGVSGDFYPLHMDRQYAERTPFGERIAHGMLTLSAATGLWVMEPGCVLAFYGIDALRFVRPVKIGDTIYVESEVTKLTVRGERAGLVTVHQRIVNQREETVVDAVVHVLVAREGKAP
- a CDS encoding MFS transporter produces the protein MAVAMMDAAELKRQKKRAAISSVVGTTIEWYDFFLYGTMAALVFPQLFFPQNDSYVALMQSFTTFALGFIARPVGAAIFGHFGDRIGRKATLVVTLLLMGLATAFIGLMPTYEQIGLWAPVLVTALRLIQGIGVGGEWGGAILIAMEWEEGKRRGLMASLPQMGVPFGLLSSSLVTTLMLAAGGDSFYAWGWRVPFLVSFLLIAVGLYIRLKVLESPLFQEAMKKQETSKMPVGEVLVKHPREILWSALARVIENGSFYIFVTFIVSYGTTFLGMEKSIFVNVTIIAAIINALSIVYSGHLSDRWGRRRVYMTGTILLMLWAFPYYWLVNTKSVGLIFLATVVAMVFHGMLYGPQAAMIAENFPTRLRYSGASLGYQLASIIAGGPAPLVSTWLLHKYGSATAISFYIVVMGLISLAGVKMLQDRARQALE
- a CDS encoding LacI family DNA-binding transcriptional regulator, giving the protein MASIKDVAKRANVSTATVSRVLRNASNVTEETRQRVLEAIEELNYQPNVLGRYLRRMETETVLVVVPDITNPFFSKVLRGIEAVALEHGYQVLLGDTQNDARLEEQYLNLLPQRQVDGMIFLTARIRKELVEEMARQFPIVLACEYLEGTDIPTVSIDNISSARKATEHLIRLGHRRIAHLSGPMNIILSRDRLRGYQQALAQHELEEDAALVQEGDFTYESGYNVTLKLLALEKPPTAIFAANDEMAIGAIKAVRHRGGRVPDDVAVVGFDDIQMASIFEPSLTTIAQPMFEIGQKAMELLLQLIEGNDVERRQFVLPDQLVIRESCGGKR